TTGATATCTTACCTTTGCGAATATAAAATTAATAAAAAAAGATGGCGTTCTGGAATAGTAGAAATTATTTAAAGAGATATTATAATTTAGGAATGAATAGTATTAAGTATTTAAAATTAGCCATTGTTTTTTGCATATTATTTTCTTGCTCTAGCAAAAATAAAGTAGATAAAGAGGTTGCTAAAATCCCTGTAGATATTAAAATTGAACGTTTTGATCGATTATTTGCAAAAATGACTCAGGAAAACTTACCTAATCTAAAAAAAGAATATCCTTTCTTATTTTCAGAAAAATATGCAGATAGTGTATGGATTAAAAGATCTCGAGATACAATACAACAAGAAGTAAACAAAGAAGTAGAAAAAGCTTTTCCCGATTTTTCTTCTGAGGAAAATGAACTACATTCACTTTTTCAGCATATTAAATATTATTTCCCAGAAATTAAAGAACCTAGAGTGGTTACAATTACCAATGATGTAGATTATCATAATAAAGTGGTACTGTCAAAAGGGTTACTTATTATTTCCTTGGATACATATTTAGGTAAGGATCATCATTTTTATGAAGGGATACAAAAATACTTAAGACAACATTTTGACAGACAGTATATAGTGCCAGAGGTAGCCTCTATGTATGCTAAAAACCAGATAGGGCCGATTAGAGATAGAACGTTTTTAGGTAATCTTGTTTC
The sequence above is a segment of the Aquimarina spinulae genome. Coding sequences within it:
- the gldB gene encoding gliding motility lipoprotein GldB, giving the protein MNSIKYLKLAIVFCILFSCSSKNKVDKEVAKIPVDIKIERFDRLFAKMTQENLPNLKKEYPFLFSEKYADSVWIKRSRDTIQQEVNKEVEKAFPDFSSEENELHSLFQHIKYYFPEIKEPRVVTITNDVDYHNKVVLSKGLLIISLDTYLGKDHHFYEGIQKYLRQHFDRQYIVPEVASMYAKNQIGPIRDRTFLGNLVSFGKELYLKNLLLPDFSDARKIGYTEEQYAWAKANEEEIWRYFVDRQLLYSTDSTLMPRFLYPGPFSKFYLEEIDKEAPDRIGQFIGWRIVASYMKNNNVSLRQLIVADAETIFNRSKYKPER